In Sporosarcina psychrophila, a genomic segment contains:
- a CDS encoding DUF948 domain-containing protein, with protein MDWLGIGVLIIGIAFAILVIYLLKPIKKLASVLGSLQQTTDRLPKVLDDVTSQATTVLQASNTTLANVNQQVTDISPVFHIIGEVGKEAEKFTSAALDKTTSLKQQTTGAKEFVTSKKYEGIFGLLSFLFFLSQKRHEISEKMPKTKSN; from the coding sequence ATGGATTGGTTAGGTATTGGTGTACTCATTATCGGAATCGCATTTGCTATACTCGTCATTTATTTATTGAAACCGATTAAAAAACTAGCGTCTGTACTTGGAAGCCTCCAACAGACAACAGATCGTCTGCCAAAGGTATTAGACGATGTAACAAGCCAAGCCACGACCGTACTTCAAGCAAGCAATACGACACTCGCTAACGTCAATCAACAAGTAACTGATATTAGTCCAGTATTCCACATTATCGGAGAGGTAGGTAAAGAGGCAGAAAAGTTCACATCCGCTGCTCTTGATAAAACAACTTCGTTAAAACAACAAACTACTGGCGCAAAGGAATTTGTGACAAGCAAAAAGTATGAAGGTATCTTTGGCCTACTGTCATTCCTATTCTTCCTTTCACAGAAGAGACACGAAATCTCAGAAAAAATGCCTAAAACAAAATCAAATTAA
- a CDS encoding NRDE family protein: MCLINFHYADHPMYKLIVAANRDEFYERPTASAEFWTDQPDILAGRDLLHMGTWLGITKSGRFAALTNYRDPGEANADKKTRGDIVTNFLAGNVSPEVFLETLKERKDDYAGFNILVGDADSLFYFSNKQPEIMEVSAGTHGLSNQFLNTAWPKVVKGRTTLRDYVLEHAIIDTDALFELISDADVAPDALLPNTGVGLDLERQLSPLFIKTPNYGTRSSTVLLVGHDLSITFVERTFVNGELANERKYFI; encoded by the coding sequence GTGTGTCTGATTAATTTTCATTACGCTGACCATCCAATGTACAAATTGATTGTAGCTGCAAATCGAGATGAGTTTTATGAACGTCCGACAGCTTCCGCAGAATTTTGGACGGATCAGCCTGATATATTGGCAGGACGTGATTTATTGCATATGGGGACTTGGCTCGGTATAACGAAGTCTGGTCGATTTGCAGCATTGACGAATTACCGTGATCCGGGAGAAGCTAATGCCGACAAAAAAACGCGGGGGGATATCGTCACAAATTTTTTGGCGGGGAACGTGTCGCCCGAAGTTTTCCTCGAAACGTTAAAAGAGAGAAAAGATGATTATGCAGGATTCAACATTCTCGTTGGTGATGCTGATTCCTTATTCTACTTTTCCAATAAGCAACCAGAAATTATGGAAGTATCCGCAGGAACACATGGTTTGAGCAATCAATTTCTAAACACTGCTTGGCCGAAAGTGGTGAAGGGGAGAACTACACTTCGGGATTATGTATTGGAACACGCTATTATTGATACTGATGCACTGTTCGAACTCATTTCTGATGCTGACGTCGCGCCAGATGCACTATTGCCGAATACGGGGGTAGGCTTGGACCTCGAACGGCAACTATCACCGCTCTTCATCAAAACTCCTAATTATGGAACCCGTTCGTCTACTGTTTTGTTAGTAGGGCATGATCTAAGCATTACTTTCGTTGAGCGTACTTTTGTAAACGGAGAATTGGCGAATGAAAGGAAGTATTTCATCTGA
- a CDS encoding DUF948 domain-containing protein, with product MDLMGIGVLLIGIALLVLAIYLARVLNNVASILNGVDKTIEQLPTQLDGILQETGNLIQNSNNTLADVNEKLGTLSPLFHIVGDVGESTRILSSSLVDLTASAKNKMSEADRDKQDKRLGGLYGTAALGFYTMRKTKMAKKRSGVILGKNLYSEGEKHTIAINKMKEEAKEAVSRGE from the coding sequence ATGGATTTAATGGGAATCGGCGTATTGCTGATTGGAATCGCGTTATTGGTACTTGCCATTTATCTCGCACGCGTATTGAATAATGTTGCTTCTATTTTAAATGGTGTTGATAAGACAATTGAACAACTACCAACTCAATTGGACGGCATCTTACAGGAGACAGGGAACTTAATCCAAAATAGTAATAACACTCTTGCTGATGTCAATGAAAAGCTTGGAACGCTGTCACCTTTGTTTCATATCGTCGGTGATGTTGGTGAGTCTACAAGGATATTGTCATCTTCACTTGTCGATTTGACTGCTTCCGCTAAGAATAAAATGAGCGAAGCAGATAGAGACAAGCAGGATAAGAGATTGGGTGGTTTATATGGTACTGCCGCTCTCGGATTCTATACAATGAGAAAAACTAAAATGGCTAAAAAACGGTCTGGTGTAATTCTTGGGAAAAACTTGTATAGCGAAGGTGAGAAACATACAATTGCTATTAATAAGATGAAAGAAGAAGCAAAAGAGGCTGTTAGTAGGGGAGAATAA
- a CDS encoding PhzF family phenazine biosynthesis protein, with amino-acid sequence MKSITIYHYDAFSKEPNKGNPAGVVLNGDDLTDFEMQEIAYRAGFNETAFLVNSNVADLGIRYFSPGQEMDLCGHGTIAAVYALKSKNLLNDKSKLTIETKVGILPIRIDSQADGEEYITMKQDSPQLKDFSGSYEELAHSIGINRDDIESDLPTVYGSTGSWTLLVPIKKLSIFNKMKANNELFPSVLKEIPKASIHPFCLETYDQNADMHARHFSSPYSGTIEDSVTGTASGVMGAYYAEYINRNFENHLRILVEQGHEMGKDGRVLVKVSKNEKSYDIEITGTAVYVKELEIVFVTNKHNKV; translated from the coding sequence GTGAAATCGATAACTATTTACCATTATGACGCATTTAGTAAAGAGCCAAACAAAGGGAACCCTGCTGGAGTAGTGCTGAACGGGGATGATTTAACAGATTTTGAGATGCAAGAAATAGCTTACAGGGCAGGTTTCAACGAGACTGCATTTTTAGTCAATTCGAATGTGGCTGATCTTGGAATACGTTATTTTTCACCAGGACAAGAAATGGATTTATGTGGACATGGAACAATTGCTGCTGTATATGCTTTAAAGTCTAAGAATTTATTGAATGATAAGAGTAAACTAACAATTGAAACGAAAGTAGGGATTTTACCTATCAGAATAGATTCACAAGCGGATGGTGAGGAATACATAACTATGAAACAAGATTCCCCACAATTAAAAGACTTTAGCGGTTCGTACGAAGAATTGGCCCATTCAATCGGAATTAATAGAGATGATATAGAATCTGATTTACCCACTGTATATGGTAGTACAGGTTCATGGACATTGTTAGTTCCAATTAAGAAACTTAGCATTTTTAATAAAATGAAAGCTAACAATGAGCTATTTCCATCCGTATTAAAAGAAATACCTAAAGCATCTATTCATCCTTTTTGTTTGGAGACGTACGATCAAAATGCAGATATGCATGCTCGTCATTTCTCTTCACCATATTCCGGTACAATTGAAGATTCCGTTACAGGAACAGCCTCAGGAGTGATGGGTGCTTATTACGCCGAATACATAAATAGAAACTTCGAAAACCATCTACGTATTTTAGTAGAACAAGGCCATGAAATGGGAAAGGATGGTCGTGTACTAGTTAAAGTCTCGAAAAATGAAAAAAGTTATGATATTGAAATTACAGGAACTGCAGTATATGTAAAAGAGCTTGAAATAGTTTTTGTTACGAACAAACACAACAAGGTTTAG
- a CDS encoding acetylornithine deacetylase → MSKMENKISNLVDERLEELVQLLADLVRFPTVSPPARNTTGVQRYIQDFLAQEKFETVSWDVFPGDPNVVGVKKGTDGNLYNSLIINGHIDVAEVGDETEWTVPVFELTTKDGNAYGRGTSDMKGAVAATLLAVKLLNELGVELKGDLQIQTVIGEEAGEAGTLSCMEKGYTADFALVVDGSDSQIHGQGGVITGWITIKSKEVFHDAMRMSMLHAGGSVNGASAIEKMMKVIAGLQDLERHWAVTKKYPGFAPGTTTINPAVIEGGRHAAFVADECRLWITVHFYPNETYQSVTKEIEEHLNHVAKADTWLRENPIHFRWGGKSMIEERGEIFPALEMNADHAAVQLLAHCHEQTEKSPAIIGMSRSVTDAGWLGAAGIPTVIYGPGKLEEAHSVDEKINIEELVVFTKTLMLFINEWCNTKK, encoded by the coding sequence ATGAGTAAAATGGAAAATAAAATTAGTAACCTAGTTGATGAACGTCTAGAGGAGTTAGTGCAATTGCTAGCGGACCTCGTTCGTTTCCCGACAGTTAGTCCACCGGCAAGAAATACAACAGGCGTACAGCGGTATATTCAAGATTTTTTAGCACAAGAAAAATTTGAAACGGTTAGTTGGGATGTATTTCCTGGCGACCCGAACGTTGTAGGCGTTAAAAAGGGAACGGATGGAAACCTGTATAACAGCCTAATCATTAATGGACATATAGACGTTGCGGAAGTGGGGGATGAAACAGAGTGGACTGTGCCTGTCTTTGAACTAACGACTAAAGATGGCAACGCATATGGGCGAGGAACATCCGATATGAAAGGTGCAGTAGCGGCGACTTTACTAGCCGTTAAATTATTAAACGAACTAGGTGTGGAACTGAAAGGTGATTTGCAAATTCAGACTGTCATTGGGGAGGAAGCGGGAGAGGCTGGAACACTTTCATGTATGGAAAAAGGCTATACAGCAGACTTTGCACTTGTAGTCGATGGCAGTGATAGTCAAATCCATGGTCAGGGTGGTGTGATTACCGGCTGGATAACGATTAAAAGTAAGGAAGTTTTCCATGATGCAATGAGGATGAGTATGCTTCATGCAGGCGGTTCGGTTAATGGGGCTAGTGCGATAGAAAAGATGATGAAGGTTATTGCTGGATTACAAGATTTAGAACGTCACTGGGCTGTGACAAAAAAATATCCGGGTTTTGCGCCTGGCACCACTACTATTAATCCAGCAGTTATAGAAGGAGGAAGGCATGCAGCTTTTGTGGCGGATGAATGTCGGCTCTGGATCACCGTTCATTTCTATCCGAATGAAACCTATCAATCTGTAACAAAAGAAATCGAAGAGCATTTGAACCATGTAGCAAAAGCAGACACGTGGTTAAGAGAAAATCCCATTCACTTTCGCTGGGGTGGAAAATCAATGATTGAAGAACGTGGAGAAATATTTCCGGCGCTTGAAATGAATGCGGACCATGCAGCTGTTCAACTTCTTGCGCATTGTCATGAACAAACCGAAAAAAGTCCTGCAATAATAGGTATGTCGAGATCAGTAACAGATGCGGGCTGGCTAGGAGCAGCAGGAATTCCAACTGTTATCTATGGTCCTGGAAAGTTGGAAGAGGCACATTCAGTCGATGAAAAGATAAACATTGAAGAATTAGTGGTATTTACCAAGACGCTTATGTTATTTATAAATGAGTGGTGTAATACGAAAAAATAG
- a CDS encoding Rrf2 family transcriptional regulator, giving the protein MKISSRFTVAVHILSLVAIESNELCTSEWIAESVNTNPVVIRRIIGKLRNAGLIQVRQGLGGATLQKPLKDITLLDVYRAVEVVEEGELFQFHEKPNPNCPVGANIEAVLELILLRAQEAMESVLHEITMEELVSVLTQKIG; this is encoded by the coding sequence ATGAAAATCAGTAGTCGCTTTACAGTTGCAGTTCATATTCTATCCCTCGTGGCGATTGAAAGTAACGAGCTTTGTACTTCGGAATGGATTGCGGAAAGTGTGAATACAAATCCTGTAGTCATACGAAGAATAATTGGTAAACTAAGAAATGCAGGACTTATTCAAGTTCGGCAAGGTCTTGGGGGAGCTACGCTTCAAAAACCTTTAAAAGATATTACTTTACTCGATGTGTACAGAGCAGTCGAAGTCGTGGAAGAAGGCGAACTTTTTCAATTTCATGAAAAACCAAATCCAAATTGCCCGGTTGGCGCCAACATTGAGGCAGTTCTTGAGCTGATTTTACTTCGAGCTCAAGAAGCGATGGAATCTGTGTTACATGAAATTACGATGGAAGAATTAGTATCGGTATTAACACAAAAAATCGGATAG
- a CDS encoding DUF948 domain-containing protein, which produces MAFIHISVFIVAIAFALVSVYFAKLLFRVSGIIGTVGKTVSTFETKLDKSVIELERTIAEANTTATDIEEKSLALNSVFYTVKHVGDSSSLLSEELEVRTERYAQNSSLPGIKPFVRVIQFSEFASSLLTSWQRGKRT; this is translated from the coding sequence ATGGCTTTCATACATATTAGCGTGTTTATCGTAGCAATCGCGTTTGCGCTTGTTTCAGTATACTTTGCAAAATTGCTTTTCCGCGTGTCAGGTATCATTGGGACTGTTGGAAAGACTGTCAGTACGTTTGAAACTAAACTGGATAAGTCGGTTATTGAATTGGAACGAACGATTGCGGAGGCAAATACTACGGCAACAGATATTGAAGAAAAATCACTGGCATTAAATAGTGTTTTTTATACGGTCAAGCATGTTGGGGATTCGTCATCATTATTGAGTGAGGAATTGGAAGTGCGAACTGAGCGCTATGCACAAAACTCTTCATTGCCGGGGATAAAACCGTTCGTGCGCGTCATTCAGTTTTCTGAATTCGCTTCAAGCCTATTAACTTCTTGGCAACGTGGAAAACGTACTTAA
- a CDS encoding LLM class flavin-dependent oxidoreductase yields the protein MQTETRKPGIEIGIYTFGDLGPDPLTGKTISIHQRLHEVLAIGKLTEEAGLDIFGVGEHHRLDYAVSAPPVVLAAVAQNTKRIKLTSATTVLNTVDPVRLFEDFATLDLISNGRAEIITGRGAFVESFPLFGHDLNNYDELFDENIRLLQELNTNEIVNWNGSFRSPLTNSMIAPRPVQNKLPIWVGVGGTPDSAIRAGKLGTGLALAILGGDPIRFKPLVDLYRQAGISAGHRVEDLKVAVTGHTYITKTSQQAKDEFYPYYANYWGYVNKQHGMITRISRSDFNYMASPETGLFVGSPQQIIEKILHQHELFGHQRFIAQMDIGGLPFSKVAASIEMLATQVAPIVRRETAR from the coding sequence ATGCAAACAGAAACTAGGAAACCCGGAATTGAAATTGGAATATATACATTTGGGGATCTTGGTCCAGATCCCCTAACTGGAAAAACAATAAGTATTCATCAGCGCCTTCATGAAGTATTGGCTATTGGAAAGCTGACTGAAGAAGCCGGACTTGATATTTTTGGTGTCGGTGAGCATCACCGCTTAGACTATGCCGTATCAGCTCCGCCAGTTGTTCTGGCGGCAGTGGCACAAAACACGAAGCGTATTAAATTGACGAGTGCAACGACTGTTTTGAACACAGTCGACCCTGTTCGCCTATTCGAGGATTTTGCTACACTCGATTTAATTTCGAATGGTCGCGCTGAGATTATTACAGGTCGTGGTGCATTCGTTGAATCTTTTCCGTTATTCGGTCATGACTTAAACAATTATGACGAACTGTTCGATGAAAACATACGACTGCTTCAAGAATTGAATACCAATGAAATCGTCAATTGGAATGGGTCATTCCGTTCGCCTTTAACTAATTCTATGATTGCCCCGCGCCCTGTTCAAAATAAACTGCCGATTTGGGTTGGTGTAGGTGGAACACCTGATAGTGCAATACGAGCTGGAAAACTTGGAACTGGTTTAGCATTAGCTATCCTCGGTGGGGATCCAATTCGTTTCAAACCACTTGTTGATTTGTATCGCCAAGCTGGCATAAGTGCCGGACATCGTGTAGAGGATTTAAAAGTGGCTGTAACAGGACATACGTATATAACAAAGACATCCCAACAAGCGAAAGACGAATTTTATCCTTACTATGCAAATTATTGGGGATATGTGAACAAACAACATGGAATGATTACGAGAATATCCCGCTCTGATTTCAATTATATGGCCAGTCCCGAAACCGGATTATTTGTCGGCAGCCCTCAGCAAATAATTGAGAAGATTCTCCACCAACACGAACTATTTGGACATCAACGATTCATTGCACAAATGGATATCGGCGGCTTGCCGTTTTCTAAAGTCGCAGCGAGTATTGAAATGTTAGCAACACAAGTAGCTCCGATCGTTCGGCGTGAAACGGCTCGTTAA
- a CDS encoding NAD(P)-dependent oxidoreductase — MKIGIIGATGKAGSLIVKEANDRGHEVTAIVRNAAKLTEENVVALEIDIFDLQAEDLRQFDVVVNAFGAPAGQEHLHLDAGRELIEAFEGAPETRLIVVGGAGSLFVDEAKTIRLIDTPEFPEEYFATASNQGKNLEDLQKTSGVKWTFISPAAFFNPEGKRTGSYQKGKDNLIVNSKGDSYVSYADYAIAVLDEIENPQHINERFTLVSEAE; from the coding sequence ATGAAAATTGGAATTATCGGAGCTACAGGAAAAGCAGGAAGCCTTATTGTAAAAGAAGCGAATGACCGTGGACACGAAGTAACAGCTATCGTTAGAAATGCAGCAAAACTAACTGAAGAAAATGTTGTCGCCCTCGAAATAGATATATTTGATCTACAAGCTGAAGACCTTCGTCAATTTGATGTTGTTGTAAATGCATTCGGTGCTCCTGCAGGACAGGAACATCTTCATCTAGATGCCGGAAGAGAGTTAATAGAGGCGTTTGAAGGCGCTCCAGAAACAAGATTAATTGTTGTAGGTGGCGCGGGAAGCTTGTTTGTAGATGAAGCAAAAACCATCCGTCTAATTGACACACCGGAATTCCCTGAAGAATACTTTGCAACTGCTTCCAATCAAGGAAAGAACTTAGAAGACCTGCAAAAGACGAGTGGAGTTAAATGGACATTCATTAGCCCAGCAGCATTCTTTAATCCTGAAGGAAAAAGAACGGGTTCGTATCAAAAAGGAAAAGACAATTTAATCGTGAACTCAAAAGGTGACAGCTATGTAAGCTATGCTGACTATGCAATTGCAGTTCTTGATGAAATCGAAAATCCTCAACATATAAATGAACGTTTCACCCTTGTTTCTGAAGCGGAATAA
- a CDS encoding NADP-dependent oxidoreductase: MKQLIQQEIHLANRPKGMPAKEDFTFVKNSVPSPKVNEILVRTLYLSVDPYMRGRMQDAKSYIAPFELNKVISGGVVAEVVESQSDAFKQGDVVVGNLGWAEYTVATPNEIRKIDPKMAPISTHLGILGMTGLTAYFGLLDIGKPQEGETVVVSGAAGAVGSVVGQIAKIKGAKVVGIAGSDEKIDYLLNVLGFDAAVNYKKDSFWTDLKNSVPAGVDVYFDNVGGDVSDAVFTMLNRNARIPLCGSISSYNAEGKDRGPRIQSAMIKTSAMMQGFTLGDFATDFERGFTDLGKWLLQGKLKYEETIVEGFENTPEAFLGLFKGTNLGKQLVKVANPEYAKL, encoded by the coding sequence ATGAAGCAATTGATACAACAGGAAATTCACCTAGCAAATCGTCCCAAAGGAATGCCTGCGAAAGAAGACTTTACCTTTGTAAAGAATTCAGTTCCCTCACCAAAAGTAAATGAAATTTTAGTACGGACGCTTTATTTATCTGTTGACCCATACATGCGTGGAAGAATGCAAGATGCCAAGTCATATATTGCTCCATTTGAATTGAATAAGGTCATTTCAGGGGGTGTCGTAGCTGAAGTAGTTGAATCCCAGTCAGACGCCTTTAAACAAGGTGATGTCGTTGTTGGGAATCTTGGCTGGGCTGAATATACCGTAGCTACTCCAAATGAAATTCGCAAAATAGACCCTAAAATGGCACCTATTTCAACACATTTAGGTATTCTCGGCATGACAGGTTTAACTGCCTATTTTGGATTGCTTGATATCGGAAAACCCCAAGAAGGCGAAACGGTCGTCGTTTCTGGGGCTGCCGGGGCAGTTGGATCAGTAGTTGGACAAATCGCGAAAATCAAAGGTGCCAAAGTAGTAGGTATTGCAGGTTCAGATGAAAAGATTGACTACTTATTGAATGTACTCGGCTTTGATGCAGCTGTAAATTATAAAAAGGATAGTTTCTGGACAGATTTAAAAAATTCCGTACCTGCTGGAGTAGATGTCTATTTCGATAATGTAGGCGGCGACGTTTCAGACGCTGTTTTTACAATGCTAAATCGAAATGCTCGTATTCCATTATGCGGATCAATTTCTTCCTACAATGCTGAAGGAAAAGATAGAGGTCCACGTATTCAATCAGCTATGATCAAGACGAGCGCTATGATGCAAGGCTTCACGCTAGGCGATTTTGCCACTGATTTTGAAAGAGGGTTTACCGACTTAGGTAAATGGCTACTGCAAGGCAAACTGAAATATGAAGAAACAATTGTTGAAGGATTTGAAAATACACCAGAAGCATTCCTTGGTTTATTTAAAGGAACAAATCTGGGAAAACAGCTCGTAAAAGTGGCTAATCCTGAATACGCGAAACTTTAA
- a CDS encoding LysE family translocator, with translation MLDISTLSAFIIVVIGLFLIPGPAVLLTITRAAQGGRKTGIMTGLGIATGDFIHTLFSAVGLSAILMTSAVAFNAVKFAGASYLLYMGIRAILAKASTTKMPDISQVSASRAYGHGILVEALNPKTALFFLAFFPQFVKPENGSTFIQFLILGIIFVALSMIYTTILAIGTGTIGRLMKPRLGIGRWGGKILGLVYIGIGFKVIFQSR, from the coding sequence ATGCTTGATATCTCTACTTTGAGCGCATTTATTATCGTCGTCATCGGATTGTTTTTGATACCAGGACCTGCTGTCTTATTAACGATTACCCGGGCGGCACAGGGAGGTCGTAAAACCGGAATCATGACTGGGCTTGGCATAGCAACAGGAGATTTCATTCATACGTTATTTTCTGCTGTTGGATTATCAGCAATTCTAATGACTTCCGCGGTTGCTTTCAATGCTGTGAAATTCGCGGGAGCGTCCTATTTATTATATATGGGTATTCGGGCGATTTTGGCAAAAGCTTCGACAACCAAGATGCCTGATATTTCACAGGTGTCAGCATCACGCGCTTACGGGCATGGTATTTTGGTGGAAGCTTTGAATCCGAAAACTGCTCTTTTCTTTTTAGCTTTTTTCCCACAATTCGTAAAGCCGGAAAATGGGTCAACCTTTATCCAATTTCTAATTCTAGGCATTATTTTCGTTGCATTGAGTATGATCTATACAACAATTTTGGCAATTGGTACGGGTACGATTGGGCGACTGATGAAGCCGAGATTAGGGATTGGCCGGTGGGGCGGAAAAATTTTAGGATTAGTTTATATCGGCATTGGTTTTAAAGTCATTTTTCAAAGTCGTTAA
- a CDS encoding S-layer homology domain-containing protein has translation MKKINTMFLALALTVALPTTATVGLTANAAEAQVVKSEDVTTAAKFTDIPNSHWAKNEVMQLVEMGIMTGYGDMQFRPDLAMTVGEATQSFTKAGYEFLIKDVTGNSFGMEEPLTRRQMELALVDAFNLQDSALIEWPSLISLDKGSVGAVPQYRIMPGIQKGLFNHGSQVDRATFAVILHQVLVEKGNIATTKKYELTNLELSPNFTRIPSAVNLMKVSFDEHPIYLRSTENILFTNHTRIDNSFSRDNIYTYDIGIEGATIELTVRSFDNGDYFLFSKINNPTESAVTVDVIQKENEVASFELNRYDKYKIKRNDKDVFGSDTTSYPTGLLQFVKLDGSVKERMVGQSYLSKQLSLEYENDGYSYMRQLLGEKEALSYAKVGTTLLSVHTLNSKGNDIVDQWYMNADDQLFANEENMESWMLESAKYYKKRNNWYTAGGPYNNMAITTEPMPDTGQGYGRNLLLLKEDRALVLYNEQEDRYFENLIYNSFVNLKNFKGDKDYWETEVTSTYLKDLYDITAPFIDTRFNEQIALFYYNSGADFGIDNAKEPLRNYADLLVSQKSKGNVIAVNDESYYIADYFPIAQQVTTHASMNHVLGGMNVLLMAYNEFGDQKYLDTAQAIQTAIVADKDDWIRDNGDIWYRISALHDYKGDDYKHLTLEDLINSYKLWKDIDPTYLPLLEEMIASKASFLSNENLGYTTKIKNGLRDIDLSNYLPKGEERTDAL, from the coding sequence ATGAAGAAAATAAATACAATGTTTCTCGCTTTAGCATTAACGGTAGCTTTACCGACGACAGCTACTGTTGGATTAACAGCTAACGCGGCAGAAGCTCAAGTCGTTAAATCAGAAGACGTCACGACAGCTGCAAAATTTACGGATATTCCAAATAGCCACTGGGCGAAAAATGAAGTTATGCAACTTGTAGAAATGGGCATAATGACGGGTTACGGCGATATGCAATTTCGTCCGGATCTAGCAATGACAGTTGGAGAGGCTACTCAATCTTTTACAAAAGCGGGATATGAATTTTTAATCAAAGACGTGACAGGCAATTCTTTTGGTATGGAAGAACCTTTAACACGTAGGCAAATGGAGTTGGCATTAGTAGATGCATTTAATTTGCAAGATAGTGCATTAATCGAATGGCCAAGTCTTATTTCATTGGATAAAGGAAGTGTAGGCGCAGTTCCACAATACAGAATTATGCCAGGCATACAAAAAGGTCTATTCAATCACGGATCACAAGTAGACCGCGCTACTTTTGCGGTGATTCTGCATCAAGTACTTGTGGAGAAGGGGAACATTGCAACTACCAAAAAATATGAATTAACGAACTTAGAGCTGTCGCCTAATTTTACTCGGATTCCCTCTGCTGTGAATTTAATGAAGGTGTCATTTGATGAACATCCGATTTACCTAAGATCGACAGAGAATATACTTTTCACGAATCATACGAGAATCGATAACTCATTTTCACGAGATAATATTTACACTTATGACATCGGTATAGAAGGTGCGACCATTGAGTTAACGGTTCGTTCATTTGATAATGGCGATTACTTCTTATTTTCGAAAATCAATAACCCTACTGAATCTGCTGTAACAGTAGATGTCATTCAAAAAGAAAATGAAGTGGCTTCATTTGAGCTAAACCGTTATGATAAATACAAGATTAAACGTAATGATAAAGACGTTTTTGGCAGTGACACAACATCCTATCCGACAGGTTTACTCCAATTTGTGAAGCTAGATGGATCAGTGAAGGAGCGGATGGTTGGTCAGTCTTATTTGTCAAAGCAATTGTCATTAGAGTATGAGAATGATGGCTACAGTTACATGCGTCAATTGCTCGGTGAAAAAGAGGCACTGTCTTATGCTAAGGTTGGAACAACATTATTATCTGTGCATACGTTAAATTCAAAAGGCAATGACATTGTAGATCAGTGGTATATGAATGCAGATGACCAATTATTTGCGAATGAAGAGAATATGGAGAGCTGGATGCTTGAGTCAGCTAAGTATTATAAAAAACGTAATAATTGGTATACGGCGGGTGGCCCATACAATAATATGGCGATAACCACAGAGCCAATGCCTGATACAGGGCAAGGATATGGGCGGAACTTACTTCTATTAAAAGAAGATCGTGCGCTGGTTTTATATAATGAGCAAGAGGATCGTTATTTTGAGAACTTAATTTACAACTCATTTGTTAACTTGAAGAATTTCAAAGGTGACAAAGATTATTGGGAAACAGAAGTTACAAGCACCTATTTGAAAGATTTATATGACATTACAGCTCCATTCATTGATACACGTTTTAATGAGCAAATCGCGCTTTTCTACTATAATAGTGGCGCTGATTTTGGAATTGATAATGCAAAAGAACCATTGCGTAATTATGCTGACTTACTGGTCTCGCAAAAAAGTAAAGGAAACGTCATTGCTGTGAATGACGAGTCTTACTACATCGCGGATTACTTCCCGATTGCACAGCAAGTAACGACGCATGCCTCTATGAATCATGTGTTGGGCGGTATGAACGTTTTACTCATGGCTTATAATGAGTTCGGTGATCAGAAGTATTTAGATACAGCGCAGGCTATACAAACAGCGATTGTAGCGGATAAAGATGATTGGATTCGTGATAATGGCGATATTTGGTATCGTATTTCCGCATTACATGACTATAAAGGCGATGATTACAAGCACCTGACTTTAGAGGACTTAATAAATTCGTACAAACTTTGGAAAGATATTGATCCGACGTATTTGCCTTTATTAGAAGAAATGATTGCTTCAAAAGCTTCGTTTTTATCGAATGAAAATTTAGGTTACACAACTAAAATAAAGAACGGGTTACGTGATATCGACTTATCGAACTATCTTCCTAAAGGGGAAGAAAGAACAGATGCATTGTGA